A stretch of DNA from Gimesia chilikensis:
AGTAAGAATTGCCCTAAAAAGAAGGATCGCGAGTGGATGAGGAGAAACGGGCGTGCCGCCTCTGGCATTCGTCGGCGACAGGCATAGAATACTGGAAACAGAGCCAATCTGTCGATGTTACTCTCAGGAAACTGCCCGGATTCCTGAAACCCTCGCGCAGAGTAATCATCACCCTGCGAATTGCCGGCAAACGTTCTAAGTTTAGCATCCACTCCTTGCAACTCGGAAACAGATATCGTAAATATCCACATGGCCCGGTTCCGATTGACCGGATTTTAAGTTTTCTGCTTTTCATTTCCTGGATAAGTTTGTCTTATGGTCCGTCGCTTCCAACTTGCACTGGTGCAGGTCTCACTGAATGGCACTCCGGATGAAAACCTGACGAAATGTCTGGACTGGGTCCGTACCGCCGCTGAAGAAGGGGGACAGGTCATCTGTCTGCCGGAACTTTACAGCTCATTCTATTTCTGTCAGAAGGAAACCACGGAGTACTTCAAGTTCGCCGAGCCCCTGTATGGTCCTTCCTTCATGGCCTTCAGTAACCTGGCCAAAGAACTGGGTGTCGTGATTGTTGTACCTTTCTTTGAGAAACGGACCGAAGGGCTTTATCACAACAGCGCCTACGTTATCGACGCCGACGGCAGTGAAGCTGGTCTGTATCGCAAGATGCACATTCCCGACGATCCCTGCTTCTACGAAAAATTCTATTTCACGCCCGGCGACCTCGGTTTCAAAGCGATCCCCACCCGCTTCGGCAAAATCGGGACACTCATCTGCTGGGACCAGTGGTTCCCCGAAGGGGCCCGGATCACGGCACTCTCTGGGGCGAACGTGCTGATCTATCCAACCGCCATCGGCTGGCATCCCCACGAAAAAGAAGAATACGGTCCCAAGCAGCACGATTCCTGGATGACAATTCAGCGGAGTCACGCGATCGCCAACGGGACGTTTGTGGCTGCAGTCAACCGCGTTGGCTTCGAACAGCCGGAACCGGAACAGGCGGGCCTCGAATTCTGGGGCTCCTCATTTATCTGTGGGCCCCAGGGAGAAATTATCGTCCAGGCATCAGAGGACCAGGAAGAAATTCTGATTGCGGAAGTCGATCTGGATCAGACCGCCGAAGTTCGCCAGAACTGGCCCTTCCTGCGTGACCGCCGGATTGACGCATATGGTAATATTCTGAAACTCTATCATGACGATGCCACTCCATGAGCGAGATCACCCGCAGACTGCCCGCCGAATGGGAACCACACCAGGCCACGCTACTCTGCTTTCCGCATAATGGCAATGACTGGCCGGGGAAGTACGAAGTCATCCAATGGGCGTTCATCGAAATCATCCGCAAAGTGGCCGAGTATGAGCGCGTGCTGCTGGTTGTAAAAAATGAGTCGCTGCAGCAGAAAGTCCATTCGATGCTGCAGCAGGCACACGCGAACACGAAGCAGGTCAAATTTATCCTGCAGAATACGAACCGCAGCTGGATGCGAGATTCGGGACCAATTGTCGTGCAGCGAAGTGACGGCAAACGCGAGGCACTGCAGTTTCGCTTTAACGGCTGGGCCAAGTATCCCAATCATCGCCTGGACTGGCACATTCCCTCTGCAGTCGCGCAATCATTAAAACTTCCCTTGAGGGAGGTCACCTATGAGGGGCGTCCCGTGGTTCTGGAGGGGGGAGCAATCGAAGTCAACGGACGGGGCACCCTGATCACAACCGAGGAATGTCTGCTCGACCAGAAAACCCAGGTGCGTAATCCCGGCTTCTCAAAAGAAGACTACTCTGCCGTCTTTGCAGAATATCTGGGTGTTTCAAATGTCATCTGGCTCGGGGACGGTATTCAAGGAGACGACACGCACGGACACGTGGATGACATCTGCCGATTTGTGAATCCGACGACCGTTGTCGCCTGCGTGGAGCCGAACAAAAAGGATGTCAATCATCGTCGTCTGGCACAGAATCTGGAGCGTTTAAAGAGTGCGCGCCTCGAAGATGGCAGCAAGCTCAAAGTGGTAGAAATGCCCATGCCGGGTCGTCTCGACTTTGAGGATTTACGCCTCCCCGCCAGCTACGTGAATTTTCTGGTCACCAACGGCTGTGTGCTGATGCCAACGTTTAACGATCCAAACGACGCGCAGGCCCTGGGGATTCTGAGCGAGCTTTATCCGGATCGCCAGGTGATTGGCATTCATGCGGTCGATCTGGTCTGGGGCCTGGGCACTCTCCATTGTCTGAGCCACGAGATTGCGGCTGCAGCGAAATAATCTCAAATCCTGCCTGACCTCGCAGGATTCGATTGAGTCTGCAGTTCGACACAGGTATCATATTTAATATTGTTTATTTATCCGCCGGTCGCCGTTTCTGCAGCGACTACTGATACCTGCCCGAACTCCTGCTACCGAGGTCTTCTACCATGAAATGCCTGCTGTCACTGTTCGCTTGTGTTTTCACTCTGAGCAGTACGCTGCTCGTCTATTCTGCGGAAGACCTCACGGTCCTGCCACCAATGACGGGAGAAGCCGCGGAGTCCGGTCTGGTGTACCAGGCTCTGCAAAAGCGGGCACATGAGGCCTTCGCGAAACGGAAAGAGGTTTATGAAAACATTAAAACGCCGGAGGACTGTGAAGCCTACCAGAAGCGGATGAAAGATTTCTTCCAAACACAGATTGGCGGTTTTCCGGAACGGACGCCGCTGAATCCCCGTGTGATCGGGAAACTGACGGGGGATGGTTTTCGAGTCGAGAATGTGATTTACGAAAGCTGGCCCGGCCATCATGTGACCGCCAACCTGTATCTTCCCACCACGCCGCCCCCTTATCCAGGCGTGCTGGTCCCCTGCGGACACAGTCACAACGGAAAGGCTTCAGACGGTTACCAGCGGGCCTGCATGCTGCTGGCCAAAAACGGGATGGCAGCACTCTGCTACGATCCGATCGGGCAGGGGGAACGGTATCAGGTCTTGTCAGAGCAACCCAATGAATTCTTCAAAGGAGGCAGTCGCTATCGTCCGCCTCATCCACAGGTACAGTATTACTGCACGGCAGAGCATACGCTGATGACGGTCAGCTCGATTCCGCTGGGCAGCAACTCCGCCCGCTATCGCATCTGGGACGGCATGCGGAGTATTGACTACCTGGTCAGTCGCCCGGAGATTGATGCCAGCCGAATCGGCTGTACGGGGAACTCGGGGGGAGGTACGCTGACGAGTTACATCATGGCGCTGGACGAACGGGTGCAGGCGGCAGCGCCGGTCTGCTACTCGACCATGTATCGATACCTGATCGACTTCAATGGTCCCCAGGATGGCGAGCAGAATATCTTCGGCCAGTTAGCTTACGGCATGGACATCGCCGATTACACTTTGATGCGGGCTCCCAAGCCGACGCTGATCTGTGCCGGCACACATGACTCGACGTTCAAAATCGACGGTACGTGGGAACTGTTCCGCGAAGCCAAACGGTTCTATACACGCATGGGTTATGCGGAGCGGGTGGATATCATCGAAGCCGACGCCCCTCATGGCTTCACCATCAAGCTGCGGGAAGGTTCCGCACGCTGGATGAACCGCTGGCTGCTGCACAAGGAAAACGCGATCTTTGAAGGAGATCTGCCCGTCTTTACCGATGAGGAACTGCAATGTTCACAGTCGGGGCAGATACTGCTCGATGCCGGCGAACGTTCGCTGTTTGAAATCAATGACGGGCTGAATCAGCAGCTAGCGAAAGAACGGGCGGAACTCTGGAGCAGCGGCGACCTCGGCACTCTGCGCGATCAGGTACGTGAAGTGAGCGGAATCAAGCGACTGGAGACACTGCCCCGCCCGACATCTAAAACAGTCGGCTCTATTGAGCGACCGGGTTACAAGATCACAAAACTGATCCTGAAACCAGATCACGGTCTCCCACTGCCTGCACTGTTGTTTGAACCGGAAGCCCCCACCGGTAAACGGACCCTCTATCTGCATGGTGAGGGTAAGCAGCTAGATGCTGCAGCAGGAGGACCGATTGAACAACGAGTCAAACAGGGCGAGACCGTTCTGGCAGTGGATATTCGTGCGATCGGAGAAACTTCACGTAAGAACAATCGTAAGATCGGCTGGTCACATGGCCTGCTGGGCCCCAACTATCATGAATGGGCAGTGGCCTACCTGCTGGGAGAGTCGATGGTCAAACTACGGGCTGAAGACATTCTGGTCGCCGCCCGGTTCCTGTCAGAATATGGTTCGAATGACAAACCAGAGAAGGTTGAACTGGTCGCGATCGGAGAAACGGGTATTCCCGCGCTGCACGCCGCAGCTCTGGAACCGCAACTCTTTTCAGAAGTCGATCTGAGCCAGATGATTTCCTCCTGGGGGGAAGTTGTGAAAACACCGGAAACGCAGAATCAGCTGATCAATACGGTGCATGGTTCGCTCAAGGTCTACGACCTGCCGAACCTGATCACTCTGGTGGGGAAAGAGCGGGTCAAGGTCTCCCAGCCAGCTGATGTTAAAGCGGGCCTGGCCACCCGAGAGCCTTGAGCTGAACAGGCATTTCTTAACAAGTTTAAACAGCGTGATCTTCTTTAAACCACGCTGGACAAAGCCTGCTGCGCCCTTAATAATGACAGTTCTGGACTTCATTTACGACATTTCATCTCCGCCGGTTCGCACGGCGGTTTGTGCTCGACAGGAGACAATTAATGCAATCACTGACCCGACGGATGGCGCTGAAACTGTTTGCCCTGGGGACGACATTTTTCGGTTTCAAAAAAACAACAGCATTAACCGCAGCAGAGTCGGAGAATGCCGCTCCTGTCATTGGCCGCTGGAAGAAAACAAATGATCGGGTCTGGCTGGGAGAAGAATTCTGGGCCAATCCGATGGAAGACTGGCGAATCATTGATGGGGCCGCCGAGTGCCTCTCAACGGGCGGCAGTCGCAATATTCAGTTGCTGACTCATCAACTGACGAATCCCAAAGCGTCGTTTACCATGTCCGTCCATGTCAGTCAGGTAGAAGTGAAACAGCAGGACGGTGGCGTCGGTTTCCGCATCGGGGTGAAGAGTGACATTAACGAATACCGCAGCAACTGTTTCGCGAAGAGCGGAATCAAAGCGGGGGTCGTCAACGGCAAACTGATCCTGGGCAATAAAGAACAGAAACTCAAGCAGCCGGTCGATCTGAAAGACTGCGTGTTGACTGTGATTGGTAAACCCGAGGGCGAAAAGTATTCTCTGACCCTGATGGTCAGCGGCTCTGAATCAGACAAGCCACTGGATACGATTTCACACACCTTCCCTCCCCAGGCTGTACTGGGCAACGTCGCGGTCGTCAGCAATTTCGACCCACGTTTCAAACGCATGATTGGTGCCCGTTACCGCTTCAGCGACTGGTCGGTTTCCGGCGATGCGTTCACGGTCAGTCCCGAACATGAATTTGGACCGATTCTCTGGTCCATGTATTCCTTGAGTGATTCCCGTGGCAAAGATGGCTTCGTGATGAAGATCAGCGCCCTGACCGGACCGCTGGGTGAGAAAGACAATAAAGACGTCGAACTGCAGATCGAGCAGGACGGCAAATGGAAGTCCCTGGGTACCGCGCCCCTCGATACCGATGCCTGGACGGCGACTTTCAGAATCGCCAACTGGAACGAAAAAGAAGCAACGCCGTTCAAGCTGATTTATAAAGAACAGCATACTGACGGATCTGAATCCGTCGCCGAGCGAACTGGGATCATTCGTGCCAATCCGACCGGTCGTCCGCTGAAACTGGGTGCGTTGACCTGTCAGAAGGATTACGGCTTCCCATATGAACCGGTAGCCAACAACCTGCTGAAGGTTGATCCGGATCTGCTTTACTTTTCCGGTGACCAGTTATACGAAGATCACGGTGGATTTGGTCTGATTCGAGATCCCGCCGAACCTGCGATTCTAAATTACCTTCGCAAATATTACATGCACGGCATGGCCTTTGGCGAAGCGATGCGGGATCGGCCGACCATTTGCATTCCCGATGACCACGATGTTTTCCAGGGGAACATCTGGGGAGAAAATGGGAAGAAGATGGTAGAAGGAACGACTTCTTCCAACGGTGGTTACCGGGAACCGGCGCGAATGGTCAATGTGGTTCACAAGACCTGTGCCGGGCATCATCCGGATTATTATGATCCGACTCCCTGTCTGCAGAACATCAGCGTTTATTACGGCGACATGGTGTATGGTGATGTCGGCTTTGCCATTCTGGGCGACCGTCAGTTCAAGAGTGGACCCGAGCATGTCGATACGGGCAGCGGTCGGGCAGACCATGTAACTGACCCCAACTTTGACACTTCGAAGCTGGATAAACCGGGGCTGGAACTACTCGGAGATCGTCAGGAGAAATTCCTCGCGCACTGGTGCGATGACTGGCGGGGCCACACGATTAAAGTCCTGTTCAGCCAGACCGTCTTTGCCGGAGTCGCGACTCACCATGGCGGTTATGATGGTTACCTCAAAGCCGACCTCGACTGTGGCAGCTGGCCTCAGACGGCTCGCAACCGGGCTGTGCGTATTATCCGTAAGGGGATGCCGCTGCATATCAATGGCGACCAGCACCTGACCACGCTCTCCCAGTATGGAGCCGATGAGCAGCGCGATAGTTGCTGGTCTTTCTGTACTCCTGCGATTTCCGCTGGTTACCCCCGCTGGTGGCGTCCGGATGAACTCGGCATGCAACATGAGAACCGCCCGAAACATGGTCTGCCCAATACGGGTGAATATGTAGATGGGTTCGGAAACAAGGTGTATGTCTACGCCGTAGGTAATCCGGAACCGGCCAGTGAGAAAAACCGCTACGATCTGGCACATCAGAAAGGCAGCGGCTTTGGCCTGGTGTTGATCGATCCCAAGGAAAAAACGTACACGCTGCACTCCTATCGTTTCCTGGTAGATGCGACCGACGGGAAAGCATCCAATGAATTTCCCGGTTGGCCCGTTACGATTCACCAGAAAGAAAACGGAGGGGAAATCAAACTGATCAACTGAGACACTTTTTAACGTCAATACATCTGACATACTCCCACCCGCCGGTTTATGGAGACAGTACTATGCTGAGGAACGTTTGCGTCTGTGTACTTTGTGTGTTGACTTTTGGTTCACTGCTCCAGGCCCAGACGCGCGAAGAAAAGGTGCGTCAGGATCGGGAGAAAGTGGAAGCCTCGGGCTACTGGATCTATAACAATCTGGAACGGGGGTTCCAGCAGGCACGTGAGACAAAACGCCCCATGCTGGTTGTCCTGCGGTGTATCCCCTGTGAAGAGTGTGTCAAACTGGATGAGGAGCTGATGGAAAAAGATCCTCAGCTGAAGCCTCTGATGGATCAGTTTGTGCGGGTGCGGCAGATCTCGACCAATGGTCTGGATCTCTCCCTGTTTCAATATGACTACGATCAGTCTTTCGCAGTGTTTCTGCTGAATGCGGATCGAACGATTTACGGACGATTTGGTACACGGTCGCACCATACGCTCTGGTCCGAAGATGTGTCGATCGAAGGGCTGGCCAAGGCGATGCAGGGGGCACTGGAACTGCATGCAAAATATGACTCAGTGAAAGATTCCCTGGCCGCCAAGCAGGGGCCTCGCCCCGACGTTCCTTCGCCAGAAAAATATCCGCTGCTGGAAGGACGTTACCGGTCGCAGATTAATGAGAAAAAAGAAGTTGTCAAAAGCTGCATCCACTGTCATCAGGTCGGTGATGCCCAGCGAGACTTTTATCTGCGACAGGGAAAACCTCTGCCGGAACGAATCCTGTTCCAGTATCCGCATCCTAAAATCCTGGGGCTGATTCTGGATCCGACTGAAAAAGCGACGGTGAAAGAAGTCAAACCGGCGTCGATTGCTGCGAAATCAGGATTTCAGCCCGGCGATGAGATCCTGATGTTGGCAGGTCAACCCTTGCTCTCGATCGCAGACATTCAGTGGATCCTGCATCGCGCAGAGAGCCAGGATGAGTTGACGGCAGAGATCAAACGTGACGGTAACATACAACAGCTGACGCTTGCCTTACCCAGCGGCTGGAAACGAGCCGATGATTTGTCGTGGCGCGTGAGCAGTTGGCCGATGCGGCGGATGGTACTGGGAGGGGCGATCCTGGAAGAGACAACTCCGGAAGAACGAACGGCAGCCGGTCTGCCTGCAAATGCATCGATGGCACTGCGAATTCGGGGTCTGGGCAAATATGGTCTGCATGCCACCGCCCGGCGACGGGGCTTTCAGGAGGGAGATATCATCACAGGCTTTGACGGACAAACCAACCTGGCCCGCGAGACCGATCTGTTAGCTTATGGAGTTAACGCCCATCAACCGGGAGAGACGGTAAACGTCACTGTCTTCCGGGGCGGGAAACAGCTTAGGCTGAGTCTGCCCCGTCAGAAGTGAGCGGTTCGCTTAACGCCAGGTGAGTGTCTGGCTCTGGTGATTCCAGGGATGTTGATCGTCGGTTGTACGGGTGGTGAGTGTGATGCCCGTGGGGCTCAGTTTCGCGATCGTCCAGCCGGTCGTGGAAGCTTTGGGATTCCCGACATAGGAGGTCGCTGGAGTATTGATGATGTGAATCCCTTTATGCTCGGCATTACTACGATGGTGAATGTGTCCATGGATGTAAGCTTTCACCTGTTTACGCGGTGCCAGGATTTCCCAGAGTTCGACCGAATCCGTTAAGCCACCCGGGAAATGATTGGGATCGCCTCCCAGTCGGGGATTGTGGTGAGTCATAATGATGGCCGGCTTATCGGCGTGGGCATCGAGGGCTTTCGCCAGCCAAGTCCGTTGATCTGCCCCCAGAGTTCCCTGGGTGACCATGGTTTTGTGCAGCGAATCGAGCAGAAAGAAGTTCGCGTGCGGTGTCTGTACCACAGAAATATGCTTCGATTTAACCGGCGGTGTCTCTGGCTGTTCTTCCTGCATGACGCTGTAGAACACATCACGTTCGTCATGGTTGCCCAGGGTCAGGTGCATGTCGATTTTTGCCTCCTGCAGGGGGCGAATCAGTTTCGCCAGATGACGGTAATCACCGGGCTGACCATCCCGTAGTGCCAGGTCTCCATTGATGAGGACGCAGGCGGGCTTCTGTTCGAGGCTTACCAGTTCACTGACTACTTTGCGGAGATGACTGGGCACGGGAGAATTCTCCGGGTGCTTCTCACCGATATGGGTGTCGTTGAGCAGGTAGATAATATCTGACTGTTGTGAATCTTTGGCAAAGGCACCAGCAGAATACGTGAGGAAACCAGCTCCGAGAGTAAGCAGGAACTGGCGACGGTTCTGGGCGGGCAGATGCACGGGCATGGGAAATACTCCCTGATGGATTAAGTTTAGAGGCAGGAATAAACTGGTAGAGCTATTATCCTACTCGACCTCTGAACCAGACGAAACCGAAACCTGAATTAATTTTCCGTGAGTGGTTGGGGCGGCTGTTCCAGAAAGTGTAGCGACTCCCGCCCCATCCGTTCGCAGATCCCCAGTGCTTCGGAGAAGGGAATGTCGAGTCGTTCGACCCTGTCCGGTGACATGAAAATCACATTGCCCGTCCAGGGATCGGGTGAACCGGGCAGGAAGATGGAAACGAGTGAACCTTCCGTTCGTTCGGCCTCGAAGGCCAGTCGGGTGACATCGTCAAAGCGGACCAGAACCGGAATCAACTCCGGTTTATTATGCTCGCCGCCAATGCTGCCTTTGAGCTGCTCACGATAGATGGCATACCGGGGGAAGAGAATGATCAGATTCTTTTCCATGAACCTGGACAGTTTTTGTCCGATAGACCAGCGGGCAATCATCCCCGCTAAGAAACACATCAACACGACGATCGCAATCGACAATGCAAACAAGAGTGCGACGTCGGCAGGTTTTTCAGTGTCGATGTAACTGGAATTGGACAGCACCTTGGCGATCGCCAGCACGATCGGAGCAATCTCCCCCACCAGAATCCCGATGACGATCAGGGGCAACAGAAAGATCAGCCCCCCGATGGCGGTGGTTTTCAGAAAACCAAAACTCTTTTTAACGTGTGTGACGTGCTGTTCCATAAAAGGATCTCATCTCTGTAGATTCAGCGGTGTAAATCAGACTGGGGAATGTTGAATAGTCTACTCGCGGAGTTGCGTCTATGGTGAAAGCGTTTTGGCTAGTTCATCCCGACGCTGCTGGAGTGCCTGATATTTTTCCGGCTCTGTTTTAATCAGGTTCTGTTTTTCAGAGGGATCTGTTTTCAGATCGAACAGAAATTCTGCTCCCTGGGCGTCCTCGAGGTATTTCCAGTCCCCCTGCCGGACAGCGGTCCAGCGGCCTCGATCCAGTTCCTGATGGGGCCCCAACTGCCAATAGAATTCCCGGGAGCCAACTGGTTTCTGTTCTGTCAGTAGTGTCGAAATATCACGACCGTCCAGAGTCAGGCCGCTGGTATCTGCATCAGCGAGGCGGCAGATGGTGGGGAACAGGTCGAGCGCCCAGGTGACTTCGCTGGTTTCTGTTCCCGCTTTAATCTTGCCGGGCCAGCGCATGATAAAGGGCACTCGGATGCCCCCTTCAAACAGAGTTGCTTTGCCCCCTCGAAACGGCTGATTACTGCCGCCATAAACGTAGTCGCCACCGTGATCGGTCATGAAAATCACCACTGTATTTTCATCCAAACCGTTATTCTTCAGGGTCGACATAACACGACCGATGCCATCATCGAGGGCGACCGTCATGGCGGCAAATTCGCGGCGGACTTTGTCTTTGATGAAGGAGACCCGTTTCAGGTCATCCCCTCGAGGTTGCATGATGTTAACCGGTTCCTGAGCTTTAGGAGACCAGCCTTTGCCGAAGTGGGGCGCGTTATATGCCAGAAACAGGAAGAACGGTTTCTCAGCAGTCCGCTGGTCTTTCAGGAAATGTTCTGCTTCCTCGGTAATCAGATCGGTGGCGTACCCGTTCTCGGTCACGTGCTGCCGGTTGTGGTACCAGTCAGGAATGTTTCCATAGGTCATTGTGAAGTAATCGATACAGCCTCCGGTATGGCCGCGAAAGAGATCAAAACCGTGTGATACGGGGAGAAAGGATTCAGTGCCGTGCCCCAGATGCCACTTACCGAGCAGGGCGGTCTGGTATCCATTCTGCTGCAGGACTTCTGCGATGGTCGTCTCGCCCGGCTGGATGCCCCGATTCTGATCGACGTCACTCATGAACATCAAAGCGCCGAGCAGTTGATCGCGTGAGCGACTCGGATTGCGTCCCGTCAGCAGTCCAAACCGGGAGGGCGTACAAATTGCGGAGGCAGAGTAGTATTGCCGAAACAGCAGCCCCTCTTTTGCCAGGTGATCGATGTTCGGTGTGGGAATCTCGCTGCCATAACAGCCGACATCATGGATGCCCTGATCATCGGTAAAGATAATCAGGAAGTTCGGCCGCTCGGCTGCAGGTAGAGGCTTTACAAGCGTGATCAGCAACAGAAAGCAGATGAGGTACCAGCGCAGGTGTTGTCGTTGCATCGTATTCTTACCAGAGTGAGTTTATTCGGGCAGCGAAACAGGGAGGGAGATTCTCCCTGTATGATTAACTCACCATTGTATAGAAAAGCCGGGCTCAGGCAATAATGTCCTTGACGACCTTACCCCCTTCGGTACCAGTGAGACGGAATTCCCGTTCCCCCTGCTTGAAGGTAAGCTTATCGTGCTGCAGGCCCATCTGATGCAGAATAGTGGCGTGCAGATCGCGGAAGTGAACTTTCCCTTCGATGGCCCGGGCTCCGGTCGGATCAGTCTTGCCGTAGGCCAGTCCCCGTTTGATACCACCGCCGGCCATCCAGAAAGTGAAGCCGCGGGCGTTGTGCCCGGTTCCATCTTTCTTGTTTTCCGGCACGAGGCCGGGGCGACCAAATTCGCCCCCCCAGACAACGAGTGTCTCTTCCAGCAGACCACGCTGTTCGAGATCCTCCAGCAAGGCGGCAATCGGTGCATCCGTTGATTCACAGTTGGCGGTCAGATCGGCCCTGTGGTTACTGTGTTGATCCCAACTGCCGTGATTGACTTCGATGAAACGGACTCCGGCTTCCGCGAATCGCCGTGCCAGCAGACATTGACGACCGAAGTCGGAATCTCCACAAGCTCCGACCACCTTGCCCTGACCGACACGGTAGCGTTCGAGCGTGGATTTGGTTTCGTTACTCAGATCGAGTAATTCTGGAGCAGCGACCTGCATCCGGAACCCCAGTTCCATGGACTGAATGACGGCTTCGAGGCGGGAATCGTCGGGACGACGCGTGGCGTGTTCGCGATTCATGGCCTGCACAAAATCGAGCTGACGACGTTTCACGCGGGCCGGCAGGTGATCGCTGGCGATGTTATTGATTGTCGCTTTCGACATATCAGATGTATTCAGGCCAATCGGCGTTCCTTCATAGACTGGTGGTAGAAAGGCACTCGAATAAACCGATGGTTTGCGGGGAAAGAGACTGATGAACCCGGGCACATTCTGATTCTCAGTTCCCAGCCCATATACGATCCAGGAGCCCAGGCTGGGGCGGGGTCGCAAGCGGTCGCCGGTATGCAGTTGCAGAAATGACTGGGCGTGATTTGTGATGTCCGCATACATGCCGTTGAGGACACAGAGCTTGTCGGCGTGTTTTGCGGTTTCAGGGAGGAGCTCGGAAATCCAGAGACCGCTTTCACCGTGCTGCTTA
This window harbors:
- a CDS encoding DUF502 domain-containing protein gives rise to the protein MEQHVTHVKKSFGFLKTTAIGGLIFLLPLIVIGILVGEIAPIVLAIAKVLSNSSYIDTEKPADVALLFALSIAIVVLMCFLAGMIARWSIGQKLSRFMEKNLIILFPRYAIYREQLKGSIGGEHNKPELIPVLVRFDDVTRLAFEAERTEGSLVSIFLPGSPDPWTGNVIFMSPDRVERLDIPFSEALGICERMGRESLHFLEQPPQPLTEN
- a CDS encoding sulfatase, which gives rise to MQRQHLRWYLICFLLLITLVKPLPAAERPNFLIIFTDDQGIHDVGCYGSEIPTPNIDHLAKEGLLFRQYYSASAICTPSRFGLLTGRNPSRSRDQLLGALMFMSDVDQNRGIQPGETTIAEVLQQNGYQTALLGKWHLGHGTESFLPVSHGFDLFRGHTGGCIDYFTMTYGNIPDWYHNRQHVTENGYATDLITEEAEHFLKDQRTAEKPFFLFLAYNAPHFGKGWSPKAQEPVNIMQPRGDDLKRVSFIKDKVRREFAAMTVALDDGIGRVMSTLKNNGLDENTVVIFMTDHGGDYVYGGSNQPFRGGKATLFEGGIRVPFIMRWPGKIKAGTETSEVTWALDLFPTICRLADADTSGLTLDGRDISTLLTEQKPVGSREFYWQLGPHQELDRGRWTAVRQGDWKYLEDAQGAEFLFDLKTDPSEKQNLIKTEPEKYQALQQRRDELAKTLSP
- a CDS encoding DUF1501 domain-containing protein, translating into MLGISRREMLRSASCGFGYLAMSALCGQNSFAASSATAPSLNARPPQLPARAKRVIFLCMSGGPAQLDTFDFKPQTGKKKHAGSVFDFKQHGESGLWISELLPETAKHADKLCVLNGMYADITNHAQSFLQLHTGDRLRPRPSLGSWIVYGLGTENQNVPGFISLFPRKPSVYSSAFLPPVYEGTPIGLNTSDMSKATINNIASDHLPARVKRRQLDFVQAMNREHATRRPDDSRLEAVIQSMELGFRMQVAAPELLDLSNETKSTLERYRVGQGKVVGACGDSDFGRQCLLARRFAEAGVRFIEVNHGSWDQHSNHRADLTANCESTDAPIAALLEDLEQRGLLEETLVVWGGEFGRPGLVPENKKDGTGHNARGFTFWMAGGGIKRGLAYGKTDPTGARAIEGKVHFRDLHATILHQMGLQHDKLTFKQGEREFRLTGTEGGKVVKDIIA